aaatatttaattttttaaaattatctcAAATTGGTACATTGTGTTAATGATCAGATATGAGATTATATCTTTTATTGAGGGCTTGTGGTTGATGGAGGATATGTTGAGTGAGCTATCGACATATATAAAGAGCGAAATAGTGACGGTGCCAATCCCTTGTGTGAATAGAGAGGCTGTTATGGATATTAGTTGTTGGGGGTCGGAGGGTTTTGGTAGATTCTTAGTGGGATCAGCCTATTATATGCGGGCAAATGAGTTTCTATAGCAATAGTGACATTAAGTCCGATTGGATAGGGTGGCTAAGTTTTCTGGAGCGCATTCTTTCTTCATATGGCTTGCTTGGCTAAATCGTCTAAATATGAATCAAGTACAAATGTAGTTAACGCCTCTTGTTATTGTTGGGATTTTCACCTTGAATCTATCAATCATTTTCTTCGAGGGTGTTCCACGAAAAACGAAATTTGGACTTCGCTACAAATTTAATCTCAAGTACCGCCTGACTTTTTCAATTCATATTTTGAAACATGGCTTATGGAAAACTTGAAGTAAACTATTATCTTGAATTTTCAAATTCCATGGGGGGAGGTTATTTTTTCTTCCTTGGAAATGTCGCAAAAAATGTGTTTTTCAGGGCCAATTGATGTCGACGACACATGCTCTGGCTCATGCAAAAAGATTTCCTCTGGATATTTGCAAAGCTGTGAATACAGCAGTGGCTAGTATTGCAAGGGGTCCTAGAATCGTTGGATGGAAGAAACCTCTGATGGTGAGCGACGACCAACGACTGGCATGGCCTCCGCAGGTGGTGTTCTGCGAAATGAAAGGGTGAGTGGATCTAAGGAGGGTTGTTCTATTTCAGTTATTTTTTggttttaatttgataaaaaaacaaggaagttttaaattttaattcaagGTAAATTCATCTGCCACCTCAGCTTTTTATTGCTGTCGCTGTTCAACGGGCAGAAGCCCAGAACTCAGCTTTACTGGGGGTTCCTTCTTTTGGGTCTTTACATCACATCGCATGTGGGTTGGTaggaatttgaaaattttagttacAATTTGAGCCTTTGTGTGCAAGTTAACCTAGCTTGGATCATAGGCCTTACTCGTTTCAGCATGGAATCAAAATGCCAAAGCATTTCATTATCACCAATGTACTACTGTCTTTAACAACGTTGTCGGGTCCCCAAGTACTCACGTTTACAGTTAGCATAGCAAAGTTGTAATTGCCCTTGAAATATCAAAAACAAAAAAGTTTGTCCTATTGTCATGGAAGGCCACAACCAGCCAAATTGCATGCTGTTTGTAATTTTCCTGGAGGAATGATCTAGTTTAGCATAATAACAAAGTCTTACCACACTAAATGAATGGAAGCAAAAAGAATAAATAAACCCAATTGAGAAAACCTCAAGAGCCCCCATTCGCTCATTCTCTTGGCCATGCATGATTTCATATTCTTTTTGCCTCCGCTGAATTTTCAATCCAACAAAGAAAGCAGAAAGTTTATGAATGAACCCCAGTATAAATTGAACCTATACAAAACATGTTCATATACCAAAAtcccatctattttacttcatattacctaaatttaataattaataaaataaagattgAGATATAGAATGAGAAAGGTGGAGGTTGCAATAATATGTCTCTTTTCATTGTTTTTCGTAGCCATGCCTGTTAAACTGCCACAAAGGCCACAGCTGATGGCCCCACCCCGTCCACTTTGTGCTTCACAATTTTCCCTGGTCAACTATGCGTGTGCGGCGCTGCCATTAACCCCCTTCTCACCACCACCTCCTCGCAATCGCAACCATAGCCGCAGCCGCAGCCGCAGTAACAGCCGCCGTCGCAGTCGCAAGCATAGGCGCAGGCACGGGCACCGTGAGACGGAAATGCAAAGTTACTGTTGTCAATGGCTGAAGCAGGTGGACACTGAGTGTGTATGCGACGTTCTGGTTCACTTGCCCACCTTCCTTTCTAGGCCTAAACATCAGTACACCGTTGTCGTTGATGATACCTGCACCGTCAATTATTCATGTGGGGGGCGAATAGAACCATGATTCCACAACCTCCTTTTCTTCTGATTTTGCTTGAATCTATGTAATTGAAATCATGTCCATCTTtattattgaaaaaaaaatcttGTCTATTTGCTTTTTGCAATATCAAATTTGACGCCCAAACAGCAGATgttaataagaaattttagttttAGAATTCTGTCCCTGTAGTGACAAGATAAATTAAAGCTAAAGTTTTTGTTCATTGATTCAGTCTTTCTGCTTATTGCCAGGGCCTTATTAGCATTTTGGGCAACTTAGTAGGGTAACTGCTAGTCTAATTTTTTCATcctaaaaagttataaaatgacgATTTAATTGTTCTCTCTTTTCGTcatttaattatttgaatttatctttttatttagatAAATTATTAATGAGAGGATAACTTGTTAACTTTGAAAATTGACATTTGTACATTATGTTAATTTagtcttaattttaaaaaataactttcaataatttcacattgtgtatttttttataatttcacttTATTTGTAACATTGAGTATTAAATtaaaaagaatgagaaaatatgaaaattattatcctaaattttatgtatttttatttttggtatatttctaATAAAATTTGGTTGATAgatttctttttagcattttaagTAAAAGAGtcgcaaagaaaaataaaattacaaaaaagttcaaattacacaatatataaacattgagggttaatttttttagaatcaagacttAATTGTCGAATGTGTAAacattaaaggttaaaattattattgtgtCAATTTTAAAACTTCCATATCATCTTTTCATCATCCATTTAACAGCTAGTgaccaaaaaattaaataattgagtgattattttataatttttatagttaGATGACTAAAAAGAAACTTACCAATAATTAAGTAATTACAAGTATAGTTTATCCAATTCAGTATTAATGTCAAAAGATTCCATGGAAAAAATGCGTTTAAAACAGAGTTACAAGAGATTGGAATGTTAAAATAAATATGTGTAAAATTGTAAGAATAATACTAGGACAAGTTAGAAAACTTTGGATAAATTGCACCTAAATGATAGTTAACTATCGGCTACCCCTAGTTCAGGTTCGTGTTTTGTTGTTTTGATTCTCGGGGTtcgtagaaaaataattttacaaaaatttttaTATTCACTTTCAGctctaataaaattaaaatcctaCATAGAGATAATAGTCTTCGGTTTAAAATATACATCCCgaaaacaaattaaattacaaataaattttTAGGAATCACAActttaagaaaattattttatcattcataacaataaaataattgtCGAAACCATCTTTCATATTTTACAAGAAAATCGGGGAATCgaatttatattttgaaaagaaaacgaaaattcagagtcgccaccaatcctttttgtttaggtgtgatcggatcacctaagaattttgatattttaataaaatatttctttttcctaaaacaacgattttggcctacgtaaatatgagaaaacgggttcgggagtcggttacgtatgaggaagggttagcaccctcattacgcccaaaattggtaccaaatcgattagatattgtccttatgtctaaaatttaaaaatgtttttgaaatgtggttcctttttaataacatttaaataacccgagttggtcatcaaaattctcttgtttcagaggaatatagcatcacatccagcacaatAGGACACGATCTTTTGTACCCCCGAAGACATGAtaaattttgacttccaaaagtttatatgttgaaaaccgcaaaagggtgcccaattatttagtccaacgagaaaatcgaaacccaacacagtAAGACACGACTCCTCGAATTTCTAGACATTGGACCTTGCattattttagaatttggagaacatgagtgaaattctaaaggaatattcgattattttgaacaaacaaaatcgtaacccagcacgatagggcacgattccccgaattgccaaacatcgaacattaccTTTGTTTTGGAGAGTTTTTTTTTAAAGCATGAGTGAAATcccaaaggaatattcgattgttttgaacaaacgagaaatcgcaacctagcacgatagggcacgattcccgaattgccaaacaccgagtattgcctttGTTTTGGAGAATTTTTAAAAGcatgagtgaaattccaaaggaatattcgattgttttaaacaaacgggaaatcgcaacccagcacgatagggcacgattcctgaattgccaaacatcgagtattgccttcgttttagagaatttttaaatgaataattataaaaatagcttAAAACGCATTACTTCGACTCAAAATAAAACGGGATTAATCTTAAAGATTTGGACCTCATAGAACAATATTTCGTAAAACAAATGGAAAACAATGATATGGGATAATGTACACATAAAATACAATACCAATTAACAAACTAATAAATAAGCATAACTGATCTAGAAAAGATAATCAAACTTGTAAGCATGGATGACAAACAATTAATAAAACAATGAATGGATGATATACAACAATAATAAATATGGCACAATATAAATCAATCAATAAATCATATACAAAACAAAGGGGAATTTGGAAGTCAACGTGGTATAAGATGATTTCAAAACAATGACGATCTAACGAACCAATAATTATACGACATACTAATTAatgaattgataaattttaaatctaTTTGTGGAAAAACTAGAGAtatatacttaattattaaaatatatgttataaaatgaatattttaatcAAATATCATACCAAAACATTAAAGAATATTGGCTTAAAATTgacaatttatatataatataaaaatttaaattatgtacAAAATATGAAAAGATTATAAAATGTATGGTGAAGTATAATCTTAGAAGCATGATAGATTTACAAATCATATATACATAAATGactttaaaaataattacttGTAAAAACATAGTAATACAtacaagattaaattaattttattataaactatatatataatagattgaagaacatgcttatatatataaagaaaactatatgtataaaatacatagatttaataatatatatagatcaaataTAGGTatcaataaatatatacatatataataataatttaaaagatatattACGAGGACTATATAATAAAATAcaagaataaatttaaaaaatcgtatgtataaaaataatataaggttgataataatatatatatgacatAAAATCAACTTTAatacaaagtatatatatatatatatatatatataatagtgtaTATAAAAAACATTTACATGAAATATACAAAATGTGACGATGACATTACAAAAACAAATTTACAATAAGAAAGAAACAATTTCCTAGGTAGTTTAAAATGTGCGAAtaagtaatttaaaataaaaggctataaaataaaaacttaattggaattaaactaaaacaacagggataaattgaaaataaaacaataataataaaaaggatcAATATTCAATGCGCGAAAACGTATAGGGACTAAAACTGGCAatatacctgtaacacccctataacccgtatccgtcgccagagagggttatgaagagttaccaatccaaaacactacatttgtacattcacatatacataatttcttagcaattatatgcatagtcaaacacaatcaaagatcgaaattcagacttataccgacattcaaaagttgccatattcgcatggcttatatacaacaacatctcaaaatatcattcacttaagtctattctatacatgccatactagctccaaaacatagtagtaccaaaatgatagataatgtgacgagttgttgacgatccctcCCCGAGCAGATGactgaagtcaacaatctataaaacagagaaacgtaacaaacggagtaagctttcataagcttagtaagttttaagcaatgcaaacaaataaactcaattatacatcaattattcaatttctcaagaggccattttctaaatatattgtcatttggccgaatatacacaagcacataatgcacatttagcattcttatttcacttagtctgaattcatatagcataaataaatcaaatactttcgcatactttcacaccttgactgAATGCATCATGATCGtagatataaatataacatttattcacatatgtatcatattatacacttatgattcaattcaaatcatactcacatataagtacataatacgtacctggccaacttaacgtattgaatgtattcatttgtcgttctaacaggaggtatcttagtcttagacttttatcaaatcaccggcattcagcctgctaggttttaaacctaAATTCATTCAccagcatttcgcctgctaggctcgaagcccgatatcatttcaccggcattatagcctgctaggctcgaaagcccgaatagtatctcaccggcattatagcctgctaggctcaaaggcccgaatagtatctcaccgacgttatagcctgctaggctcaaaggcccgaatagtactgtacgatattcaaatcaacaagtttcatataacacaatcacaccaaattaggtacaagcatcattcgaatatatcatcctacatttttattcacttttatttcatttcatcactcacatttaTCATTTGATAGATTACACATAATatcttactcatattcatctaacactatcatttgatcataaaagcatatcacattttacttccattacaatttccattcggccatatacatatatgacaagtaatacttaattctcataatctgtcatgtcattatctaatattatttatatttaactacttaaaacttacctcgaatattttcgaacagtctccaatcggctattcaactactttctcttttcccttgtccaaccttggttctctatgctcttgagctaattcaaacaaaatttaacttattaaagtcccatcatgctagcttatggccgaatatgacaagaaatttaataggtcatatagctacttctagctcaaatacaaaatggtcatacacatttttaatcacattaagcaatttaatacaattaatttaacatttcctcaggtacacctttatgaccgaatgcatatatcaaataagtaacttgccttaacatataactcacatagccaaagtacatataaccctaatgaccgaatatgtaCATTACCAAAATTCCTATGACTTAACCTATaaccttcatagccgaatattcattgtatacttagttcacatatacaaacacaaaactcatatggcttatcatattttcatatacatatctttaccatatagccgaatatatatatagctcatcaaataggtatttatttacgtttcccttttaacacatattgatcaactagtccatgcattagcctttggcacattcggtcattaaagtaataacctatttaacattcaagcattttataccaGAATTTCTCTCAAGGCCGAATTCATCTACAACCTTTAATACttatacaaagtttatattttaaataatttatacacacaccattaacctaGTATCAATTATCTAAGtactttaacaattttctttaactatgaaactcattcggcaatgataaggacaaatttaacaagctttaaattcaacttataattgtgcatatctcatcaaagcatccacaccaatttattatctaatcatccatagccgaatacacatatttctttcattcattctcaacaaaattttatcaagcttaaatctccattccatcattttaaaacacaaacattactcaaatgttatctaaattcacattcggcaactacacatacacacaagccgattttcccTATCATCTAAACCActtatatgaacatttaactagctcaaacttcacctatctaccattactcataaaaagaacatgaaacaacaaccatttccttcaattcaattcatgaccgaatgctcacaatacaaaaattttcaaaatttaaacatgggtTAACTAAGCAATGCTTTAACCATGCTAATTTCGCAAGAATATCAAGAAAATACATGGAAAATACCTTTGAATCATGTAGTAAATGACCGAATGTTGCTTGAGCTTTTTCCTCTCCtaatttcggctatgaagaacaaagatgaacaagctttttcctttttctcaatttgttattttatttatctttattttataataataaagccattaaattttataatgctaatttaaaatgcatatattgtttatcatcatcattatggccggccactacaaattaaagtgagaaatttgacatgcaagtccgcctattttaaaccataaaatatttggccactacaaattaacctatcacattttcaaaatttctcacataagtcctatttaataaattcacatacaaatgacaaaatcaaagcatggaatttttacacatgcactttcacatacaataagcatagaatatagcattTAATtacttttgtgactcgattttgtggtcccaaaacctagCAAAATTTGATTCATTCTCTCTACCACACCATTCAATTGTGGAGTGTTCGACAAGGTAAACTGGGATAGAATACCATTCTCTATAAGGTACCCTaacgacataccattacaaaagcatCTGCTCAATTCTCGTCCAATGATTTttttcataagtgtgttaccctcataggatatccttaatctattTAAGATAATATTCACTCTCCCaatatcttattttatctcatggtaatcattacatctttctttatgaaaagttaattactattaaatagtaatcaagtcattcatcacaaagacgaacaCCATGTGGCCATGTTTACTTTCCATCAATCatataatgccaatgagaggatatcatttacccatgtctcagactatgaatttcactattgtgaatgatgctacatactgcaaAACTCGAACACCCAACGCACCAACTTTTAGTTCCTTGtctatttgaacttaggcttttacttacattaaagtctatgagtcacgcatacatagtccataATCCATttaggatttaggtatgtcacaatataaacgtcacaagtgaatgaATCTATACATGGATTCAGGATCTATATTTCTTGGGTCTAGTTCTATGTATTGCCAATCCagttagtcacatctatgtctttatTGTTGGAAAATCAAGTTTGGAAAATGCAACGGAAAATAGATTTGAGGAAAATTCAGGCTTTTAATTTTTTGTCTAAAAATAAGAACTtgattgtgatatctaaagtaataaacacttaatcaaaattgtaaattttctatTCGTCTAGGATGAACGCTTCGATCGAGTAGTTTTCTCTGCTATCAGCAAGCTTACGTCTGCCAAGTGTGGGCTCGcttcgaatcagaaaatttttcataaaattactAGTATGGCAATTTCATAATTTCTTTATACTTCTAGGCTAAGTTGTAAATAAGAATAATATCTCaagaaattttctgaaataatttctttagagaattttctctaTGTAACTTTATCTTAAATTAAAGTGTGTAAAAATAATGACACATAACTTCCCTTACATAGGGAGAGTTTAGTGAGttcaactataattaaacttaattactttaatattaaattaatataatacatatcaagataaatattagattaaatttaagattaaatctattaaattaatagaatatttatctataagataaatattaaattgattttaatattaaattaataaaatacaatcaagataagtattaaattaaatttaagtattttttaatttaatattaagtcttattaaaataatattattttttaatagttAATCTGAAATAAAGTTATCTAGTAGAGTCCTAGTAGGAGTGTAATTCAACCACTACTCAACCACCAAAGAATCGTTGTCGTCGATCATCCAACGGTCACTGAAATGTCGTTGTTGCTACCGTTGGCACCATCGTGTCTGATGGTGCCATCGTAGGTGCGACACCGTCACGACATCCCGATCTGGTTCGGCTGTTGTCGGTTTGGTCCAGGTCAATGAAGGCTCGACCAGCCCGATCCAACCATTGATTAGACCATTTGCCCAATTCGAGCAGTTTGTGGGTCTTAGTCTTAATCTTGATTTTGGGTTCTTTGGCCCAATTTTTTTATCTTagatccaattttcaagttcaattacccattgggccaattgcctgaattgaaaattaattttcaagaatatcatatttattttaattaatttgattaatttaattttacttgatcaaaattaatttttccaaaaatcactaagattttccaaagttaatttTTCAAGgcaattctttaatcaaattctctagttgaacaattcttatgaccgcccaatttaattccacatcgttcgactcaattaaattatttctaaagtcatagtttttttttattcaaatgcAGTCCAATCGAACTTTTTTGGAGCTAGCAGAGtgaccaatcagacatatacaattaggctcgagtaattgcaattatgtctagaagTACCGTTCTGATAGTTCGCAATTTACTTAAtaatggagtcagtccacaaaaAGTACCATGAGTGAAAACTccttattttatactttttacaaaaacaattcatccaactgctttgtccaatgacctcgtcatgtgtgtgttaccctcatatgatatctttGATTCTTTTGAGTTAAATACGTTCACTCAATAgccaatataatattattttatctcattttcaCTATTGTGTCTTCCTAATaattaatatgatcactatcaacaaatgactgtgataaattggtAGTTCGAAAACAAGTAACCTGTGATCaagttccatatttatcaatccacacaataccAATAAGATGATATCGTTAACtcttaattgagctatgaattccattgttggtagtaaagtcatgtcatacacaagtcatgcACCAAACATATcggctatgggctcgatcatctttagagcataagcctctacttatatcaaagcacatgagttacatacgcatggttagtgactaactcaagatttaggtaaatcacaccatgaacttcacaagtgaattaatccaCAAACGGattcaaaatgtaacacccccatacTCGACCCGATCGCCGAGTCAAGGCATCAAGATGTCACATTTGTTATCGAAGCAACTACTGAATTGTAAATCATTAACTAATTTTGGTAATAATTGAATTTACGATAAAACTAATTATAAGTAAAAGGAGCTCATTAAGACATCCACAATTGATCAAAGTCCAAATTGTAAAGTTCATAAAAAATTTTCAACTGTTGTCGCGACATTGGGGTTTCAACGTCGTGACGTGGCAAACTTGTCATCGTGACGCTGTCTCTATTTTCCtacaagttttacgctttatttttatttatttattttatatcattacCTAAATCGTATTCAAATGTCATAACCACTACATCATTTTACATATCATCCACTTACATCTATTTCTAATCTCAAGTCATCATAAAAACATGATATttaatcaaagataacaaattttataaaattaacataaatattaaagtttttcTAATAAGACCATTGGAGGACTTGCACTTTCAAAGTAGTTTACCCACTTTatgtatatttcatatttattt
This is a stretch of genomic DNA from Gossypium arboreum isolate Shixiya-1 chromosome 11, ASM2569848v2, whole genome shotgun sequence. It encodes these proteins:
- the LOC128283439 gene encoding uncharacterized protein LOC128283439 encodes the protein MRKVEVAIICLFSLFFVAMPVKLPQRPQLMAPPRPLCASQFSLVNYACAALPLTPFSPPPPRNRNHSRSRSRSNSRRRSRKHRRRHGHRETEMQSYCCQWLKQVDTECVCDVLVHLPTFLSRPKHQYTVVVDDTCTVNYSCGGRIEP